In the Prochlorococcus marinus str. MIT 9312 genome, TTAGCAACTTGTTGTAAATCATTTGAAGCTCCAGTTGTAACTTCTTCTTCCCCATAGACTATTTCTTCAGCCACTCTTCCCCCTAAGGCTACAGCCATTTGATTTTGAAGGTAAGAACGAGAGTATAGACCTGATTCCATTCTTTCTTCACTTGGAGTAAAGAAGGTTAAACCTCCAGCTTGACCTCTAGGAATTATAGAAACTTTTGCTACAGGATCATAGTCAGGCATTAATGCTCCTACAAGAGCATGACCAGCCTCGTGATATGCAACTAATTCTTTTTTCTTATCACTTATAACTCTATCTTTCTTTTCTGGTCCAGCCATAACTCTTTCAATAGCATCGCCGACTTCATCATTGCTTACTTTATCTAGGTCTTTTCTAGCTGCTAGTATTGCTGCTTCATTCAATAAATTAGCTAAATCGGCACCCGTAAATCCTGGCGTTCGTCTAGCAACCTTATCTAAATCAACATCTTTCGAAAGGGTTTTATCTTTGGCATGAACATTTAATATTTGTAATCTTCCAGCGTAATCTGGTCTATCTACGGTTACCTGTCTATCGAATCTTCCAGGACGCATTAAAGCTGAATCTAATACATCAGGTCTATTAGTAGCAGCAACTATTATTATGCCTGAATTTCCTTCGAAACCGTCCATTTCGGTAAGGAGTTGGTTTAAAGTTTGTTCCCTTTCATCGTTTCCTCCACCCATACCAGCTCCTCTTTGTCTTCCAACGGCATCAATTTCGTCAATAAATACAATGCAAGGAGCATTCTTTTTGGCTTGGTCAAAAAGATCTCTAACTCGGCTAGCACCAACACCTACAAACATTTCTACAAATTCTGAACCTGATATAGAGAAAAAAGGAACACCCGCTTCTCCAGCAACCGCTTTGGCTAGTAAAGTTTTTCCTGTACCAGGAGGGCCAACAAGAAGAACACCTTTTGGAATTTTTGCTCCTACTGCAGTGAATCTATCTGGACTCTTAAGAAAATCTACAACTTCAGTTAATTCTAACTTGGCACCTTCAACACCAGCAACGTCTGAAAAAGTTACCTGTGTGGATGGTTCCATTTGAAGTCTGGCCTTGCTTTTGCCAAAACTCATGGCAGGATTACCTCCACCTGCATTTCCACTTTGAGATCTTCTGAAAAGAAAAAATAATCCACCTATCAAGAGTACTGGAAAAATTAAGCTACTCAAAGCCTGTTGCCATGGATTAGCTAATTTTGTAGGGGTTACAGCTATATCAACATTATTTTCGGTTAGGATTTTTAATAAATCTTTATCAGGGGCTAAATTCACCTCAGACCTGCTCCCATCATTTTCAACAACTTGAGCGGTTGCATTGTCTGGAGATATTAAAACTCTACTAATTTCTTTATCTTGAACTGCCTCTATAAAATCACTATATCTTAAGGTTTTTGTAGCATTATCTGGACTAGGTTTATCAAAAACGGAAGTACCTATGAAAATGACAGTAATAACAGCTAGGACATAAAGTCCTACGTTTCTCCAACGTTTGTTCACGATAAATAATATTTAATAAATCTATAATACTAATAATAAAACAATATTAAGACCTTCTTAGAACATCTACTACACTTTTGAATGCAAACCATTCTGGAATAGGTTCACCATTCCTTAATTTTTTTCTAAATTCTGTACCGCTAAGTTTCATAATTTGATAATTAGATTCTTTAGCTTCTTCAGCTGTAATATATCCTTTTTCTTTGGTATAGACTAGATTTTTTGAAGGAACAGTTTGCATCATCAATTCTTTTGAACATTTATTCGCAAAATTTTGAGCGTCATAGGGACCATAAAAATCTTCGCCAGTAGATGATGATTTACAACCAGCCATATCTCTTCCAATAATAAAATGTGTGCAGCCATAATTCCTTCTAATAATCATATGTTGAAGAGCTTCTCTTGGCCCTGCCATATGCATCGAATAAGGCAAAAATGCCCATCTTATTCTTTCATCAGATATTTCTTCTTCTAATTCTTTATATGTCAAATATCGAACTTTACCAGGAATATCATCTTGCTGTGTCGGCCCACAAGTTGGATGTACTAAAACAACTGAATTTGGAGATACATTATCTGAAAGTAGGGCATTAGTAAATAATTCATAATGTGCTCTATGAATTGGATTTCTGCATTGAAATGCAACTACATCATAATTTGATGGCAGTGTAGCTCTAACTTCTTCAGGGGTTTTACATGGAAACTCTCTAATTGGCAGTTCGAAACCATAAACTCTCCCTCCTATATAAAATCTTCCTCTCTCATTAAAAATCATTTTAACAGCAGGATGATCTAAAGAATTAGTGCCATAACACAGTTCAGCTTCTAAGGATTTATCAGGCTCCCATATAGAACTAACTTCTAAAACAGCTATGTTTTGTTTTTTATAGGTAAGCAATATTGTTTCGCCAGCTTTTACTTCTTCATTATTTGAATCAAATACAATCGGTAAGCCAAAAAGCAAACCTGTTGTATCTCTGTTATTTTGAATTACAGATTTGTAGTTATTTTCATCCATAAAACCTTCCAATGGAGAAAAAGCACCAACCATCAACAGTTCTACATCGCATGCATTTCTCTCGCTACATTCAAACTCATAGGTAACTTTAGAGATAAGATTATTTTTGAGGTTATTATCTTTGATAATTAAATTTTTTAGTTCCCCTCCATAAGGGGGTATTAGTCCATTAGGGTATCTTGTTGTTTTTTGTTGTAATTCCATCTTTTGGTTTGATAAAGAAAAATTTTAAAAAAAAAAAAGGGGGGTTTAACCCCCTTTTTTGCTTAAACTAGGATTTAAGCTTTTCTTCCGTAAAGTTCTCCGATTATTTTTACATCAAGTGGATCTTTTGACCCCATATCTGTATCTGAAGGTTGGATAGCTTCAAAAGTACCAGTAAATTCGTCTGTATCAGAATCCACATTATTGATTGAAAGAGTAATAATTCCAGTGCCGTTTACATCAACTTTAATATTTTCTTTGGCAAGTTCTTCATCATCTCCTCCTAATGCAACTAAACCTTGTGCATATTCAACACCAGTATTTTTAGCTCTTGCTTTAGGATCTAAAAAATCACCAGTTCTGTAGTTAGGTGTAAATGTTGAACCACTAAACTCAGTGCCTGGCTCAATAGATGAAGGTAAATCAGCTGTAAGCTCTTTTGCTGAGAATGCAAATGGTACTTCTAAGCCTCCAGGAGTTAAGACAGTAATAAGTTGAAAGTCAATTCCACCTTTTTCGGTGAAAGTGCCTTTATCTATATCTCCATAAACTTCGGTCACTGTTGTGTTATTTCTGGGACTAATAATTTTTGTAGAAACAAATTCTGCAGCTTTTCTTTTCGTCCCTGGCACTTTGACATAAACTTCAGTTGGATGCATGCATATTCCTTTAAGGGTATCTCCATTCCCTATGGATATTGATCCGACAAGAGATGAGTCTAATGTAGGACAATCATTAGCTTTCCCAGTGTTAACAACATCTGTGAATTGTGCATTTCCTCTTTCAGAAAAAGCAAATGTTTCCACAGGTACGAAAGCAAAAGTTATGCAAATTGAAATAACAAAAGCTAAGAAAGAACGAATTCTCATAATTTAAAGTAGCAGTAAAGTTCTGTGACAAATGATTAATGGTCACCTAAATTGTTCAGTACGGATATTACTTGGGAAAGGACCATAAAAGTTAGGACTTTTAAATCCTCGAAACAACCCGTAGTTTTTTGAGATTTTTAAAAACTGGAATTATTGTAAGCTATCACATTATTTTTAATGATTAAGATTACAAAAAAATACAAATTAGAAATTTTTTTTTAATTTTTTACTGAAATAATTTGAGTGATTAATTTATTTGCTAAATCAATTTTTGATGTTTTATGTATATGATGTTCCATATTTTTTGTATCGAATAGCCAACCTTCATTTTGCGCCAAAAAGCCAAATCCTTGCCCTTCAAGATCAATTGGATTTGCGAATAGATAATCGCAACCTTTTTGAATAATCTTTTTTTTAATTATTGTTCTTGCTTCTCCAATAGATCCTGTAAAAGCGCAAAAGCCTACAAAAACTTGGTTATCTTTTTTTGATTCACTTATTGTTTTTAAAATATCTGGCACTAGCTCAAAATTTTTATTCAAATGATCATTAATTTTATGTTTGGGAATTTTAGCAGAAGTATCAGAGGTTATCTTGAAATCAGATACTGCTGCATTCATGAAAAAATAATCACAATTTGAAATTTCATTTTGAAGTGACCTAATTAAATCAACACTTGTCTCGATTTCATATCTTTTTATTCCATCAGTAAGATCTTTATCAATTTTCAGAGGCCCATGGATATATTTTACTTGTGCTCCTCTGAACCTTGCTACTTGAGAAAGAAGTAAGCCCATAGCTCCAGAACTTTTGTTAGTAATATTTCTTGCTGCGTCAATTTTTTCTGAGGTACAACCTCCAGTTATTAAAATTTCTTTGTTTAGTAAATCTTTGCGATAAATATTTTGATTATGTGAAGTTATAAATTCAAGAGCTAATTGAATTAGATCATTTGGAGGTATCTTACCTATGCCAATAGCATCGCATGCTAAGAGACCTTCACTTGGATGCAAAGACAAAACATTTTCGTAATTCTGTAAATTCTCATAATTTTCTTGGACAGCTTTATTTAGCCACATTTGTGTATTCATTGCTGGTGCAACAACAATTGGCTTAATATTTGCAATTAATATGCTTGGAATCAATCCTTCTGCATTTCCAGTTACCCATTTTGATAATGTTGTAGCTGTTAAAGGGGCAATGATTAAAATATCAGCCCATTTGGTTAGTTCTATATGAAGAGGTGTTGATTGACTATTTAACCATTGATCATTTTCTAAAATGCAAGGGTTTCTACTTAAGATAGAAAGAGAAAGCGGTTTTATTAATTTTTCTGCATTTTTAGATAAAACGCACCTTATTTCATAATTTTCTTTTGCTAATTGGCTAACTAATAATGGAATTCTTACAGCTGCAATACTCCCCGTTATTAATAAAAGAACCTTTATTTTGGAGTCTGTACTTTTAGTTTTCATCGAAAGGTTCCTGATCGAGTAGATGGATATAATCAGTTGTTAATTCAGGTCTATTGATTGCAAGGGCCCTCAGTAAGTGCCAGTCTTTTAAACCATCAAATGGTGTCTTATAGTTATCTTCTTCTAGCCTTGTTGCAAGCTCAAGGGTCATTTTTTCATCAAAAGAATTTACTAGTTCCTCACTTATTTTAGTTTTAGAAACAAATTCCATATTGAGTTCAGCCAATATTTAATAATAATAGAGCCTTAAGTAATTTTTTAAAATTGATGCCAGTATAAAGTTCATATGTTCAAGAATATGAAAAATTTTAAAAGGCATTATTTCTAGGTTTTGTTTACAAAATTATCTTCATTCTCAATCATAAATATGCAAACTCTCCTTATCAAAAATATTATTTCTTAAAATATTACCTTCTCAAGGTTACACCATGTCACAAACCAAGAAAGAGCAGGTCATTAGTCACTTACGTTACTTAAGGGAAGAACTAAGAGAAATGCATTTAGGCATAAAAGAAGATAGTCTCTTCCCTGATCCAAGCGAACTTAGAGGAATAATGGCTCAGTTGGAGGCTTTACTTGAATTAGTCGAGGGAAACATTAGAATTCAATCAAATTCTGAAGCAGCTTAGTTAAAATTAAAATGGTTTTTAGACCTCAGAAGACAAATTTTCAACTAAAGATTGTAGAAAATATTCAAACTCTAAGTATTTGGGCTAATAATCCATGGCGAAGATATTCAATATCTTTAATTATTCTTTTAATTGGTTATTTTTTAGGAAGTTCTCTTGGCATGGTAAGTGCAGTAGTGGAACTAATGGATCCTGTGGCTGCTTTCTTATCGGTTGTTTTTATTGAAATTTTGATAGTTCTTAGAAGAAATTTTAGATTTGAAAGGAAAAAGAAATTTTTAGTACTTTTATTAGATTCTTTAAGATTGGGATTATTTTATGGCTTCTTTACTGAAAGTCTTAAGTTACTATAGAATTATTTGTTGTATTTCTGTAATAGATAAAGTAAAGCCATTCTTATTGGGATACCATTTGCAACTTGATTATTGATTAAGCAATTAGGATATTCATCTACTACTTTACTTGTGATTTCAATACCTCTATTAATAGGTCCAGGATGAAGAATTGGAATTTCTTTACTATTTAAAGATAATTTTTCTGGAGTTAAGCCATAATCCAAACTATATGAATCAATGCTGCTTAGTAAATTCTCCATCATTCGCTCTTTCTGGAGTCTTAAAACAATAATTGCATCTGCAATTTTAATTGATTCTTCTAATGATCTAGAAATTGTTATGGAGCCTCTTGATTTAACCGGATCTTCTTTTTGCTTTGGAGCAGGGGTTTTTAAAAAATTTATAAATTCATCAGGTATTAATGTTTTAGGACCACATAAGATGATGTCTGCGCCGAATGCACTCAAAGCCCAAAGATTTGATCTTGCAACCCTTGAATGATTAACATCTCCAATTATTAAAATTTTTTTGGAATTTAAAACATCTGGACTCAGTGACTTTTTGGAAAAGAATTTTATTAATGTATAAATGTCAAGCAACCCTTGGCTAGGATGACTATGTAATCCATCTCCCGCATTAAGAACCGAAGTCTTCGCATTTATTGCATCAAGTTTTTTAGCTATCTCAAAAGTTATGTAACTCGATGAATGTCTAATAACTAATGTATCCGCTCCCATAGCAGAATAAGTTAAGGCAGTATCAATTATTGTTTCGCCTTTAGTTAAAGAACTAGAGGATGGTGCAAACGTTTGTACATCGGCAGAGAGCCTTTTTGCTGCAAGTTCAAAGCTATTTTTTGTTCTTGTACTAGCTTCAAAAAACAAAGACGTTACCAAAGTCCCCTGTAAAGCCGGTATTTTTTTCGTTCCTGCATTCTTTAGTACATCAAATCTATGAGCCAATTCAAATACTGATTTGTAATCTTGAATTGAAAAATTAGCGAGTGTGTGGATATGTTTATGAGGCCAAATTGTTTGCATTACGCTTAAAAAGAAAAATGATTATTTGAATTTTGGTGTTCTGTCACCTTTTATTCTTTTACTTACACTTCTACTATTTTTGAGATACCAACGCCATTTTATATTTTTTGCCTTGGATATGCCAATTCTCGAAGTTTGAATAAGATCTTTTTCGCCTAGAATTGAGTCTCTTTGAGAAATCCATAAAGAATTGTTATTAAGAACTTCAAGCGAGTTAAATGATATGTCGATACCGAATGTCTTAGTAACTAGACCAGGTCCCGAAGCTAATCTTTCATTCTGTTTAGGGATAAATACCGCCCTGATTAATACACCACTCGCAAAAGATTCTTTATCAGTAACTATGTTTAAGCAATGATGAATGCCATAAGATTTGTAAATATAAAATGTCCCAGGTTTGCCAAATAATGATTTATTTGATTCAGTTATTTTGCGATAGCCATGACATGCTTCTTCTTCCTGTGAATAAGCTTCAGTTTCAACGATAATCCCCTTGATTTTATCTTTCTCATTAGTTTGTTTTATGAGGTGACAACCTATTAAATCAGGGGCTACAAGTTTAGAGTGCCTATAAAAAAAATTTTTTGGAAATAAGTGTTCTTTTATTTTTCAATAATTATCTAATATTATTTTTAGCTTAGAAAGATAATTGAGGCTATTAATTAAATTGATTTTCAAAAAGACATGATTATTTCATTTAATTATTTGAAATTTAAAAGATATATTAATAAAATATTTTAAATAAACTATTATTGAATAAATAACAATATGAATAGAATGATAAAAGTAACTAAAGAAGAGGTAAAAAAAGTTGCCCATTTAGCAAGATTGGAACTGAACAAGGATGAAATTAATAATCACGCAGAACAATTAGAAAAAATATTGGAATATATTAAACATCTTGAAAAAATTGATACTGATGATGTGCCCTGTACAACAAGAGCTATAGAAGTTATTAATGTATTTAGAAAAGACGATAAGAAAAATTCTGATTGCACTGAAGAGATTTTAGAGTTAGGCCCATCTAGAGAAGATAAATACTTTAAAGTACCAAAAATTATGAATGAATGAATTATTTGCTGCCTATAAAAGTTTTATTAACTATCTTTAATAAAACTTTTTTTATTTTATAGCCTGGATACAAATTTATAATTTTCCTTATTTTACCTCTCTTTTTGCTATGACTCCTTATACCTATAAATAAATCATAAATAAAGTTAAAAATGTCTTCTTTACTTTCAAAAATTCCAACTCTTTGAGGTGAGCCTTTCGTATCCAATAATGGCTTAGTTTTTTCATATGCTACTTTGTATTCAAACCAAGGAATGGAAGGCCAAAGATGGTGAATAAGATGGTAATTTTGGCCCATTATTAATAAATTCATAAATTTGCTTGGATAAACTCGAGAATTTATCCACTTGTTTCTTGATCGAAAAGGTCTATGGGGGAGATAATCAAAAAATATTCCTAAAGTAACTCCCACCATTAATGCAGGTCCGAACCATAGATTATAGATTAGATTCATGAAGTCAAACTTTATACCTGCCAAGATTATGGATATGAAGATTGACCTTTCAATTCCCCATTGGAGTAATTCATATTTTCGCCAAAGTTTCCTTTGAAAGAAAAAAACTTCATGATAAAAAAATCTCGGAGCAATTAGCCAAATTGGACCAAAAGTACTGACAATATGATCTGGGTCATTTTTGGGATGATTTACGTGAATATGATGTTGTAAATGTACTCTTGTAAAAACTGGAAAACTAAATCCTAAAAGAATTGCTGAGCCATGACCCATTGCTTGATTTATCCAAGGTACCGGATGGGCCGCTTTATGACATGCATCATGAATTACAGTACCTTCAATATGCAAAGCTAAAAATGCAGTTGCTACAAGTAAGGGTAGAGGCCAAACACCTCTATACCATTGCCATATGCTAAGAAAAGCAAGAAAATAACCTCCAAAGAAAAGAGCTAATGTAGGATTCCAAAAACTTGGCGGATCTACGTAATTTTTTATCTCTTTTTGCCAATTAAATGTTTTGGAAGAATTAGTAATTTTTGTTGTATTTTTATTGTTTAAGTTTGAAATCGTTTCTTTTATTCTTTAAATAATATAACTAATATTTCCATTATTTCCATGTGATTCCATACTCAGATCTAAAAAAAATTTTTAAAGAGATATTTAATTTAATTTTTATGTGTCAAATTAATCATCTTAAGTTAAAAACATTTTTCAAATAAACCTCTTTCAATTATTATTTTATGTGAGCGGTCGTGGCGGAATTGGTAGACGCGCGAGTTTTAGGTACTCGTATCTTCGGGTGTGGGAGTTCAAGTCTCCCCGACCGCATTTAAGGAAATTCTAATAGTAAGTTTGTTTATAAATATCATATTCTTATAATTAAATTAATTAATTAATTTAATGAATAGTTTGATAGTTTATTTAGGATCTTTTTATATTGTTGTTGGCACTATATTTTTATTCGTACCGTTAATTTATCTTGAACTAGGAAGAGAAAAAGACTTAATAAAATCTTTTTTGAATTTATTAATAGGTTTAATAATGATAATTAAAAATAAGACCCTAGATGAATCATTTTTTTTAATTTGTCTTTTATTTACTGTATTAGTTGTTTTATATCTAGTAGAACTTTACAGATATAGATGGAACCAATTGACAGATAAAGAAAAAGATAAGCTAACTACCTTTTTGGAATTCAAAAATAATCTTTCAAAAATATTAGAGGCTATTAATCTTGGAGTTAAGAATTTTACAAAACTTTTAAATTTTTCTAATTTTGATAAAAATGATCAAAACTTGAGTCCAAAAAAGTGGGTAAGAAATGATAAAAATGATAATATAAAAGTCTGAAACCAAATTAATTGGTTATTTGAAACATGCCAAAAAAACTACAGGTCAATTAAGAAAGAATATAATAAATTAGATTTATTTAAACAATTCTATTGATCACTAATATTTCTTATATTGTCGTATGAAATCTCAAAATAACAAAGAATACAAATCAGAGTTTTCTTATAAAGAGACTTTAAATTTACTTAAAACTGATTTCTCAATGCGTGCTAATTCAGTTTTAAGAGAACCTGAGATTCAGAATTTTTGGGCTAAAAATAATATTGATTTCGAATTAGGTTCAAACAACTCAGGCAAAATATTTACATTACATGATGGCCCACCTTATGCAAATGGAGCGCTTCATATGGGTCATGCTCTGAATAAAGTCTTAAAAGACATAATTAATAAGTACAAAACCTTGAGAGGATTTAGGGTTCATTATGTGCCTGGTTGGGACTGCCATGGATTACCAATTGAATTAAAAGTACTTCAGAATTTAAAATCTAGTGAAAGAAAGAATCTTGATACTTTAAATCTAAGGAAAAAAGCAACAGATTATGCATATGTACAAATAAACAATCAAATGGAGGGTTTTAAAAGGTGGGGCATATGGGGAAATTGGGATAACCCTTACTTAACCCTTAAGAAAAGTTATGAATCTGCTCAGATTGGAGTATTTGGGAAAATGTTTTTAAATGGCTACATATATCGAGGTCTTAAACCTGTGCATTGGAGTCCAAGCTCCAGAACTGCACTTGCAGAAGCAGAATTAGAATATCCTGATGAACATTATTCAAAAAGTATTTATGTTTCTTTAAAAATCACTAAATTATCTGATGAAATCCTACTGAAATTCTATCAAGAAAATCCCAATTTTAAAAAGGATTTTTTTCTAAGTAATT is a window encoding:
- a CDS encoding Ycf66 family protein; this encodes MNSLIVYLGSFYIVVGTIFLFVPLIYLELGREKDLIKSFLNLLIGLIMIIKNKTLDESFFLICLLFTVLVVLYLVELYRYRWNQLTDKEKDKLTTFLEFKNNLSKILEAINLGVKNFTKLLNFSNFDKNDQNLSPKKWVRNDKNDNIKV
- the ftsH gene encoding ATP-dependent zinc metalloprotease FtsH, coding for MNKRWRNVGLYVLAVITVIFIGTSVFDKPSPDNATKTLRYSDFIEAVQDKEISRVLISPDNATAQVVENDGSRSEVNLAPDKDLLKILTENNVDIAVTPTKLANPWQQALSSLIFPVLLIGGLFFLFRRSQSGNAGGGNPAMSFGKSKARLQMEPSTQVTFSDVAGVEGAKLELTEVVDFLKSPDRFTAVGAKIPKGVLLVGPPGTGKTLLAKAVAGEAGVPFFSISGSEFVEMFVGVGASRVRDLFDQAKKNAPCIVFIDEIDAVGRQRGAGMGGGNDEREQTLNQLLTEMDGFEGNSGIIIVAATNRPDVLDSALMRPGRFDRQVTVDRPDYAGRLQILNVHAKDKTLSKDVDLDKVARRTPGFTGADLANLLNEAAILAARKDLDKVSNDEVGDAIERVMAGPEKKDRVISDKKKELVAYHEAGHALVGALMPDYDPVAKVSIIPRGQAGGLTFFTPSEERMESGLYSRSYLQNQMAVALGGRVAEEIVYGEEEVTTGASNDLQQVANVARQMITKFGMSDKIGPVALGQSQGGMFLGRDMSSTRDFSEDTAATIDVEVSELVDIAYKRATKVLSDNRTVLDEMAQMLIERETIDTEDIQDLLDRSEVKVANYI
- a CDS encoding protein IsiD, with the protein product MEFVSKTKISEELVNSFDEKMTLELATRLEEDNYKTPFDGLKDWHLLRALAINRPELTTDYIHLLDQEPFDEN
- a CDS encoding DUF565 domain-containing protein; this translates as MVFRPQKTNFQLKIVENIQTLSIWANNPWRRYSISLIILLIGYFLGSSLGMVSAVVELMDPVAAFLSVVFIEILIVLRRNFRFERKKKFLVLLLDSLRLGLFYGFFTESLKLL
- the gatC gene encoding Asp-tRNA(Asn)/Glu-tRNA(Gln) amidotransferase subunit GatC, with product MIKVTKEEVKKVAHLARLELNKDEINNHAEQLEKILEYIKHLEKIDTDDVPCTTRAIEVINVFRKDDKKNSDCTEEILELGPSREDKYFKVPKIMNE
- a CDS encoding aspartate carbamoyltransferase catalytic subunit, producing MQTIWPHKHIHTLANFSIQDYKSVFELAHRFDVLKNAGTKKIPALQGTLVTSLFFEASTRTKNSFELAAKRLSADVQTFAPSSSSLTKGETIIDTALTYSAMGADTLVIRHSSSYITFEIAKKLDAINAKTSVLNAGDGLHSHPSQGLLDIYTLIKFFSKKSLSPDVLNSKKILIIGDVNHSRVARSNLWALSAFGADIILCGPKTLIPDEFINFLKTPAPKQKEDPVKSRGSITISRSLEESIKIADAIIVLRLQKERMMENLLSSIDSYSLDYGLTPEKLSLNSKEIPILHPGPINRGIEITSKVVDEYPNCLINNQVANGIPIRMALLYLLQKYNK
- the sat gene encoding sulfate adenylyltransferase, with amino-acid sequence MELQQKTTRYPNGLIPPYGGELKNLIIKDNNLKNNLISKVTYEFECSERNACDVELLMVGAFSPLEGFMDENNYKSVIQNNRDTTGLLFGLPIVFDSNNEEVKAGETILLTYKKQNIAVLEVSSIWEPDKSLEAELCYGTNSLDHPAVKMIFNERGRFYIGGRVYGFELPIREFPCKTPEEVRATLPSNYDVVAFQCRNPIHRAHYELFTNALLSDNVSPNSVVLVHPTCGPTQQDDIPGKVRYLTYKELEEEISDERIRWAFLPYSMHMAGPREALQHMIIRRNYGCTHFIIGRDMAGCKSSSTGEDFYGPYDAQNFANKCSKELMMQTVPSKNLVYTKEKGYITAEEAKESNYQIMKLSGTEFRKKLRNGEPIPEWFAFKSVVDVLRRS
- a CDS encoding fatty acid desaturase — translated: MHIEGTVIHDACHKAAHPVPWINQAMGHGSAILLGFSFPVFTRVHLQHHIHVNHPKNDPDHIVSTFGPIWLIAPRFFYHEVFFFQRKLWRKYELLQWGIERSIFISIILAGIKFDFMNLIYNLWFGPALMVGVTLGIFFDYLPHRPFRSRNKWINSRVYPSKFMNLLIMGQNYHLIHHLWPSIPWFEYKVAYEKTKPLLDTKGSPQRVGIFESKEDIFNFIYDLFIGIRSHSKKRGKIRKIINLYPGYKIKKVLLKIVNKTFIGSK
- the coaBC gene encoding bifunctional phosphopantothenoylcysteine decarboxylase/phosphopantothenate--cysteine ligase CoaBC, which codes for MKTKSTDSKIKVLLLITGSIAAVRIPLLVSQLAKENYEIRCVLSKNAEKLIKPLSLSILSRNPCILENDQWLNSQSTPLHIELTKWADILIIAPLTATTLSKWVTGNAEGLIPSILIANIKPIVVAPAMNTQMWLNKAVQENYENLQNYENVLSLHPSEGLLACDAIGIGKIPPNDLIQLALEFITSHNQNIYRKDLLNKEILITGGCTSEKIDAARNITNKSSGAMGLLLSQVARFRGAQVKYIHGPLKIDKDLTDGIKRYEIETSVDLIRSLQNEISNCDYFFMNAAVSDFKITSDTSAKIPKHKINDHLNKNFELVPDILKTISESKKDNQVFVGFCAFTGSIGEARTIIKKKIIQKGCDYLFANPIDLEGQGFGFLAQNEGWLFDTKNMEHHIHKTSKIDLANKLITQIISVKN
- a CDS encoding DNA-3-methyladenine glycosylase, giving the protein MKEHLFPKNFFYRHSKLVAPDLIGCHLIKQTNEKDKIKGIIVETEAYSQEEEACHGYRKITESNKSLFGKPGTFYIYKSYGIHHCLNIVTDKESFASGVLIRAVFIPKQNERLASGPGLVTKTFGIDISFNSLEVLNNNSLWISQRDSILGEKDLIQTSRIGISKAKNIKWRWYLKNSRSVSKRIKGDRTPKFK
- a CDS encoding photosystem II manganese-stabilizing polypeptide produces the protein MRIRSFLAFVISICITFAFVPVETFAFSERGNAQFTDVVNTGKANDCPTLDSSLVGSISIGNGDTLKGICMHPTEVYVKVPGTKRKAAEFVSTKIISPRNNTTVTEVYGDIDKGTFTEKGGIDFQLITVLTPGGLEVPFAFSAKELTADLPSSIEPGTEFSGSTFTPNYRTGDFLDPKARAKNTGVEYAQGLVALGGDDEELAKENIKVDVNGTGIITLSINNVDSDTDEFTGTFEAIQPSDTDMGSKDPLDVKIIGELYGRKA